In Crinalium epipsammum PCC 9333, the genomic window CGATCATGCTTTCAATTATTCTCAGTTGGGTAGCGTTACGAAGCGATCTCACTTAGAATTTTGACCTTCTTACGGCGTGGCTCAATTTCTACTAAATTTGCCCTCCATTTTTGAATGCTTGTGCAGCCAGGAACGCTAACGTAACATTACTAGCGATCGCACCCCATTTTTAATTTATTTCGGCTTTTATTGTCACTTATAGTCTGTAGACGGATAGTATACAAGTCTACCACCATTATCTAGTGAGGCAAAAACGCGAACTAGATATTAAGCACCGCTTTGGATTGGCGATAAAGCAACGTAGGAGCGAATTAGGTATTTCGCAAGAAGAGCTTGCTTTTCGATCTGAAATCCACCGCACGTATATTTCAGACATTGAGAGAGGTTCCCGTAATCCCTCGCTAGTCAACATTGAAAAACTAGCAAATGCACTCGATATTTCTGTTTCTGCCCTCTTTGCTAATTATGGAATTGAGGCAGACACAAAAAATGGTTAATAATATTGAATGGTTTACCAAAAAGGATGGGGATAAAGTTCAAATCAATAGCAGAATAATTTATAGAAATTTGTCAACGGAATTAGTTAATAAACTAGATAATAATTTATCTGTTAATGAAATAATAAGCTGGATAAAAAATACAACAAGGGAAGCTTTTAGAGAACAATACGCTAGGTATCCTGAAGTAGGCGCTCTCAACAACGCAGCAGGGCGATGGAATGAATTTATAGCGACTACCTTGTTATCTGAAATTGCCTTTGACATAAATCAAAAGACTGATGAGTGTATTGCTGTATTTTCTCTACCAGACTCACGATTACAAAAAGAAGACTCAGATGAAGTATCTTCTAAATTTCTAAGTTTATTCAGTAAAGATGAATTCGATACTGGAAAGGCTTTAGCTAAGATTACACCGTTTAAAAATAATATTTTCTTGCCAAGCCCAGATTATGTGATTGTTGTCCTTGCTAATAGTGATATTGTAACGTCTGTTCAATGCCTTTTAGCACAGCAAGCAAAAGCTCCTGATACTTTGGCGCTGTACAATTTTTTAAAAGGGAAAATACAGGTAGGAGAGTTAAAAGCAGCAGTTTCTCTTAAAACTTCCAACCGTTCTGATCGTCGTTATCAACCTTTGTTTGAGGCAGCAATGATTAAATCAATGGGCTACTTATTGGATCAACCTTGGAAATATTACATGGTTGCAAGTACTTTAACCCCTGCTGATAAGAGTATTTTTAGTAAAGCAATTAGTCCTCATAGTATGGCATTGGAACAAAATGCGAAGTTAGTAGATGGTACATATTTATACAACCGAAAATCAAATTTAGAACCTTTAGTTCAAGCGGCTATTGAAAATGCTTAAAACAATATCAGTGGTAACTCTAACTGCTTACTAGCTGGTGGCGTGTAACACAATTCAGGTGTTGTTAGAAAGTCAAGGATACTTTGAGCAATACCTTTTGCAGCTAAATAAGGAACACCATTACCAATCGTTTTAAACATATTAGTTAGTGACATATTATCTGGTAATATAAAATCTCTAGGTAAAGATTGTATAGCTAAAGCTTCAGCTACGGATATGCGACGCACTTTGTAAGGATGTAAGTGTACTTCGTTATTGCCATAGCAAGCTGTAGGAGAATAACGCCATCTGTGAAGTCGCTTGTAAGACTTCTTTGAATCATCTCCTTCAGCAACAGTTGTAAACCTTTTTAGTCCGGCTCTAGGCTTAAAATAGTGTTCAGAATTTTGATGATTGAATACATCATTTTTTCTAAACCAGTACTCAATAGTCAGTTCTTCAGGAACGTTATTGGGAAAAGAAAGGGTAGAATCTTCCACAAAGGGGTCTGTAGAAGACCAAGGATAAGAAAATGCTTGGCATTTTGGGTATATAGTATATTTTTTCCAATCAAAAAATTCATCAGGAAGTTCTTTAAGATTGTCAAAATTTTTAATTCTTTTATTATTTATTAAATCTTTTGTAAAGCCAATAATAATTATTCTACTTCTATCCTGTGGAACACCGTATTCTATAGCATTGATTAAGCATTCTGTTAATAAATATCCTGAATTATTAAGCTGATACTTAAGTTGCTCAAAAAAAGAGCGGTGTTTTTTTGTTTTATACAAGCCTTTAACATTTTCAAATAAAAAGAAATCAGGTTTTTGTTGGCAAATTAATTCAATATACGAAGCGGAAAGTTTTCCCTTATCTCCTTCACTTCCTCGGTTTTTTCCACCAACGGAAAAATCAGGACAAGGAGCGCCACCAATAAACCCAATAATATCAGTAGTTTTGCGTGCATCCTCTATTAAAGACCACAGACGTAGGGCTTGTTGTTCTTCCGTCAGTTTACTAACATCTGCTTCTTCTCCCTCATAATATCCATATTCTGGTAAAGATAAGTTGAGAGCTTTTCGAGAGTAACGATATGCCTGCATAAAGGGAGAATAAATCTCGCTTACATAAGCTATGTTAAAGCCATTCAGTTCAAAGCCTAAATCTAGAAATCCTGAACCAGCAAAAAAAGAAAAAATCTTAGGTTTATTGCTCATTGAATAACCTTAAAAGCAATAAAGTACTTGTAGCCATTTGATTAAACCAAAATATTATTATAATCCTTATGTAATTTTTAAAACAGTGGATTAATAAGCGGATAAATTTTTACTTACGAATAGTCTCAAGAGATTTAGTGAAATACGCCCCTACAAAGACGCAGCATTTACCTCGCTTAAATAGTTGAGAAGGTCAAACAACGTTCTGCCCCATCATCAGCAAACCGTTGTTCCCCCACGCCAACCACTTCTACGATAATTTCCTGCGCTGCTGGTGTCCAGTTACCTTCACGCGCTGCTATTTCAACTAAAATTTCTTCCCCTGCTTCAAGCACACTATATTTTGTAGTTGCATAACCACCATTTTTATATTCAAAGGTGCGACCATCATCTTCATACAAGGTAAACTCACCTGTACCAGACCAAATGCGTAATGTTAATTGCTCAACAGGACGCTCATCAACGTATTGCATTACTGGCATCATGGGAATAATTGCACCAGCTTTGACATAAAGTGGCATGATTTCTAATGGTGCGTGTGCCAAAATATGGGTTCCGCCTTCGTATCTTTCCCCACTCCACCAGTCATACCAAACACCTTCCGGTAGGTAAACGGCGCGATGTTCAACTCCTGGGCGATATATCGGCGCAGCCATTAATGAGGAACCAAGTAATACTTGATCGTAGAGAGTATAGGTTTTGGGATCGTTGGGATAATGATAAAGTAACGGTCGTAAAATTGGTGCGCCTGTATTTGCTGCTTCCCAAAATAAGGTGTAAATGTATGGAAGTAGTTGATAACGTAGGTTAATATATTCTCGGCAAATTTTTTCAGTGCGATCGCCAAATACCCAAGGTTCATGTTGCGCTGTACTCATTGCTGAATGTCCGCGCATAAATGGGTAAAGCATCCCTACTTGCATCCACCTCGCAAACATTTCTGCTGTCGCATTTCCCGCAAACCCACCAATGTCACAACCAACAAAGGCGACACCCGATAAACCCATATTGCATAACATGGGTAAGGATATTTCTAAATGTTCCCACAAAGATTGGTTGTCACCCATCCACACAGATGACCAACGCTGTACACCAGCGTAACCAGATCTGGTTAACACAAACGATCGCTCTGCACGCAACTTTTCTAACCCTTCAGCAGATGATCTCGCCATCATTAACCCATATAAATTATGTGTTTCTGCATGGGTAGCACGTTCATCTTCAGCGCCTTGCGGTGCATCTAAAGGAAAGGATATTTTATTACCAGGATCGCCAAAAGGTCGGTCGTCTAATGCGGGTTCGTTCATATCATTCCAGATACCAGCAATGCCGATATCTGTCAGACTTTTATGTAAACTTCCCCACCATTCCCGCACATCAGCACGCAAAAAATCAGGGAAAACTGCTTTATCAGGCCAGACATAACCGTGAAATAATTTACCATCAGCACTACGCACAAAATAGTCTTTTTCTATGCCTTGATCAAAAACGTGATAATCTGCCTCTGGCTCATACTTAACGCCTGGATCGATAATTGTTACAGTCTTAAAACCATCCTGCGCTAACTCACTAATTAATTTTTCTGGTTCTGGGAAACGCTTAGAACTCCAAGTAAATACGCGATATCCCTGCATATAATCAATATCTAAATGAATCACATCACAGGGAATACTACGGCGGCGAAACTCTTGTGCAAGTTCGCGCACTACTGTTTCTGATTCATAGCTCCATCTACATTGGTGATAACCTAACGCCCATTTTGGCGGTAGCGACATTCTACCTGTTAGTTGAGTGTAGGTGCGAATAATTTCCGCAGGTTCAGCACCATAAATGATGTAGTAATCTAACTCATCCCCCTGTGTTTGCATTTGCAAAACACCAGGTTGTTCTGCACCAATATCAAATTGGCTCCAAAATGTAGTATTAAAGAATATCCCATATCCCACATCAGGACGCAACGCCATAAAAAATGGAATGGCTTGATACATTTCATCTGTTAACAAGCCATAATCAAGTGCATCAGTTGTCCAATTTGTCTTTACTTCACTGCGCTTATCTAGTAACCCAGTACGCTCACCAAAACCGTAGAAATGCTCATCCGCTTCGATGCGTTTCCAATTGGCGATCGCACCCATCCGCCAACCCATACTAGGATCGGTATCGTGTGCAAAAGGTCGTCCATCTTTGTCATAACATTGAATTAGACAACCTTCACGTTGAACGCACACCCGCATTTGTGCTGTGGTAATTTCGATATTTTCAGTTGTTTCCTTAACTTCAAATGGCACAACTGACCATTCACTATCATCTAATGTTACAGCCCAAGAGCGGCACGGTTTAAATTTTCCTGTTGGTGAAAGACGTACTCGGATTAAATTAGGCGCTAATACACTAATAACAATACTTGGATCTCCACACTTTAGATAGATGTGGCGTTCGTCTTTTTCAATAGCTGTTACTGGGTCAATAGTTGACCAGGGTTGCTGATTAATCGGTAGTTTCCCAAAGTATTGTGGCATACTCGCCTTAATTTTTATCTCTCACCAGATATAACAATACAAATCTGTAACTAACCTGAAATCAGCCTTTAGGCTTGCCTATAATCAGAATATGCCA contains:
- a CDS encoding Cfr10I/Bse634I family restriction endonuclease, coding for MVNNIEWFTKKDGDKVQINSRIIYRNLSTELVNKLDNNLSVNEIISWIKNTTREAFREQYARYPEVGALNNAAGRWNEFIATTLLSEIAFDINQKTDECIAVFSLPDSRLQKEDSDEVSSKFLSLFSKDEFDTGKALAKITPFKNNIFLPSPDYVIVVLANSDIVTSVQCLLAQQAKAPDTLALYNFLKGKIQVGELKAAVSLKTSNRSDRRYQPLFEAAMIKSMGYLLDQPWKYYMVASTLTPADKSIFSKAISPHSMALEQNAKLVDGTYLYNRKSNLEPLVQAAIENA
- a CDS encoding helix-turn-helix domain-containing protein, which codes for MRQKRELDIKHRFGLAIKQRRSELGISQEELAFRSEIHRTYISDIERGSRNPSLVNIEKLANALDISVSALFANYGIEADTKNG
- a CDS encoding glycoside hydrolase family 31 protein — protein: MPQYFGKLPINQQPWSTIDPVTAIEKDERHIYLKCGDPSIVISVLAPNLIRVRLSPTGKFKPCRSWAVTLDDSEWSVVPFEVKETTENIEITTAQMRVCVQREGCLIQCYDKDGRPFAHDTDPSMGWRMGAIANWKRIEADEHFYGFGERTGLLDKRSEVKTNWTTDALDYGLLTDEMYQAIPFFMALRPDVGYGIFFNTTFWSQFDIGAEQPGVLQMQTQGDELDYYIIYGAEPAEIIRTYTQLTGRMSLPPKWALGYHQCRWSYESETVVRELAQEFRRRSIPCDVIHLDIDYMQGYRVFTWSSKRFPEPEKLISELAQDGFKTVTIIDPGVKYEPEADYHVFDQGIEKDYFVRSADGKLFHGYVWPDKAVFPDFLRADVREWWGSLHKSLTDIGIAGIWNDMNEPALDDRPFGDPGNKISFPLDAPQGAEDERATHAETHNLYGLMMARSSAEGLEKLRAERSFVLTRSGYAGVQRWSSVWMGDNQSLWEHLEISLPMLCNMGLSGVAFVGCDIGGFAGNATAEMFARWMQVGMLYPFMRGHSAMSTAQHEPWVFGDRTEKICREYINLRYQLLPYIYTLFWEAANTGAPILRPLLYHYPNDPKTYTLYDQVLLGSSLMAAPIYRPGVEHRAVYLPEGVWYDWWSGERYEGGTHILAHAPLEIMPLYVKAGAIIPMMPVMQYVDERPVEQLTLRIWSGTGEFTLYEDDGRTFEYKNGGYATTKYSVLEAGEEILVEIAAREGNWTPAAQEIIVEVVGVGEQRFADDGAERCLTFSTI
- a CDS encoding DNA cytosine methyltransferase, translated to MSNKPKIFSFFAGSGFLDLGFELNGFNIAYVSEIYSPFMQAYRYSRKALNLSLPEYGYYEGEEADVSKLTEEQQALRLWSLIEDARKTTDIIGFIGGAPCPDFSVGGKNRGSEGDKGKLSASYIELICQQKPDFFLFENVKGLYKTKKHRSFFEQLKYQLNNSGYLLTECLINAIEYGVPQDRSRIIIIGFTKDLINNKRIKNFDNLKELPDEFFDWKKYTIYPKCQAFSYPWSSTDPFVEDSTLSFPNNVPEELTIEYWFRKNDVFNHQNSEHYFKPRAGLKRFTTVAEGDDSKKSYKRLHRWRYSPTACYGNNEVHLHPYKVRRISVAEALAIQSLPRDFILPDNMSLTNMFKTIGNGVPYLAAKGIAQSILDFLTTPELCYTPPASKQLELPLILF